One stretch of Paenibacillus sp. AN1007 DNA includes these proteins:
- a CDS encoding ribonuclease H → MAKQKYYVVWEGKQPGVYATWAECKAQTDQYAGAKYKSYESREAAEAAYRAGWKGNWGSSAGGAGGASKSKSKASSSSRSAGMETSEEIEYDSISVDVGTRGNPGPVEYKGVDTRTGEVLFSVGPISKGTNNLGEFLAIVHALAHLKKEGSSKTVYTDSVNAMKWLKQKKVATTLPRDSSTEEIWLMIDRAEQWLRSNTYTNKVLKWQTKQWGEIKADYGRK, encoded by the coding sequence ATGGCAAAACAAAAATATTATGTTGTATGGGAAGGAAAGCAGCCGGGCGTATATGCAACATGGGCGGAATGCAAAGCACAGACGGATCAGTATGCCGGAGCCAAATATAAATCGTACGAATCGAGAGAAGCAGCCGAAGCGGCGTACCGTGCGGGTTGGAAAGGGAACTGGGGTTCAAGTGCGGGAGGAGCAGGCGGTGCTTCGAAGTCCAAGTCGAAGGCCAGCAGCAGCAGTAGAAGTGCCGGGATGGAAACATCGGAGGAAATTGAGTATGACAGCATCTCCGTTGATGTAGGGACACGCGGTAATCCAGGACCAGTCGAATACAAAGGGGTGGATACCCGCACAGGTGAGGTGCTTTTTTCCGTTGGACCAATCTCGAAAGGCACCAATAATCTGGGTGAATTTCTGGCTATTGTGCATGCACTGGCTCATCTTAAAAAAGAAGGCAGCAGCAAAACGGTATACACCGATTCGGTTAATGCAATGAAGTGGCTTAAACAGAAGAAAGTCGCCACAACTCTGCCGCGGGACAGCTCGACTGAGGAGATCTGGTTGATGATTGATCGGGCTGAGCAGTGGCTTCGTTCAAATACGTATACCAATAAAGTGCTGAAATGGCAAACGAAACAATGGGGTGAAATCAAGGCGGACTACGGCCGGAAGTAA
- a CDS encoding alpha/beta hydrolase yields MSSIYRSEEGKSSILEEYEIYLSELGEGFTREYVETRFGKTHVLLTGPEGGKPLFILQGGNCVNPMTLSWFSSLFQSYRIIAPDTIGHPGYSEEASISARFDSLALWVSDLLDHYQIEQSAFIGPSFGGGIILRLATYIPERIACSVLVAPAGLALNSRMKTAHDITLPLVKYRMTSSPASLQKITDNLSCHCMKEADKNLIGKIFKYVSLEQDLPKLAEREELINYNSPTLLLVGEKDVYFPGDKCIDRARQIIPNVQAIKYDTGHFPSQDVLQEMNAEIQQFLSRHY; encoded by the coding sequence ATGAGTTCCATTTATAGAAGTGAAGAAGGAAAGAGCAGTATTCTCGAAGAGTACGAAATTTATTTGAGTGAGTTGGGTGAAGGATTTACAAGAGAGTATGTGGAGACACGTTTCGGAAAAACGCATGTTTTGTTAACCGGACCGGAAGGTGGCAAGCCATTATTTATTCTTCAGGGCGGCAATTGTGTGAATCCGATGACACTGTCCTGGTTCTCTTCCTTATTCCAATCCTATCGGATCATTGCACCGGATACGATTGGCCATCCCGGGTACAGCGAGGAAGCGAGCATCTCGGCACGTTTTGACAGCTTGGCCTTGTGGGTATCCGATCTACTGGACCATTACCAGATCGAACAAAGTGCATTTATTGGTCCCTCTTTTGGCGGCGGCATTATTCTTCGACTGGCTACTTATATCCCAGAGCGCATTGCATGTTCGGTTTTGGTGGCGCCAGCGGGTCTCGCTCTCAATTCGAGAATGAAAACTGCTCATGATATTACACTTCCACTCGTCAAGTACCGTATGACTTCTTCGCCAGCTTCTTTGCAAAAGATCACGGATAATCTGTCATGCCATTGTATGAAGGAAGCAGATAAAAACTTGATTGGTAAAATTTTCAAATACGTCAGTCTGGAGCAGGATTTGCCTAAACTTGCGGAACGAGAAGAGCTTATCAACTATAACTCGCCGACACTGCTGCTGGTAGGGGAGAAGGATGTCTATTTCCCGGGGGATAAATGCATTGATCGTGCCCGTCAGATTATTCCGAACGTACAGGCAATCAAGTATGATACAGGGCATTTTCCGTCTCAGGATGTGCTGCAGGAGATGAATGCCGAAATTCAGCAATTTTTAAGCAGGCACTACTAG
- a CDS encoding serine/threonine-protein kinase encodes MRKDNWNMALQRNVILNDTYQVRQVLTCSELAIVYVGRNRHTGTKVAIKEFFPERIAARQTDKRRVYCASRGYGGQFQELLSAFLQEGELLSSLNHPHIISYVDHFEANDTGYLVTEYCTGLMLTDYLNERNHALQAEFITDTLLPLVDTLDYIHKQGILHRDVKPSNVMVMEDGTPKLLDFGSAVRWPTQTGIKQAIFTSKGYSPLEFYSERSVQGPMSDIYSLSALLHYWTCGQPPMDVKQRLFQDELPSVRKHNEYVNPWLARVIHWGLVVRSEKRCTSLSWVRRSLRVQALVWKVRKPGPVEWLLEENEHTQVYEPEPKNQHETA; translated from the coding sequence ATGAGAAAAGATAATTGGAATATGGCACTGCAGCGCAATGTCATTTTAAATGATACATATCAGGTACGGCAGGTTCTGACCTGCAGTGAGCTGGCGATTGTGTATGTTGGACGGAATCGGCATACAGGTACAAAAGTGGCCATCAAGGAGTTTTTCCCTGAGCGAATCGCTGCACGTCAGACGGATAAACGCAGGGTGTACTGTGCATCCCGAGGATATGGCGGACAATTTCAGGAATTGCTGTCTGCGTTTCTTCAGGAAGGGGAGCTGCTGTCCTCGCTAAACCATCCGCACATTATTTCGTATGTGGATCACTTTGAGGCTAATGATACCGGGTACCTGGTCACGGAATACTGTACCGGCTTGATGCTGACAGATTATTTGAATGAGCGCAACCATGCACTTCAGGCAGAATTTATTACAGATACGCTGCTGCCGCTGGTGGACACACTGGATTACATACATAAACAAGGCATTCTTCATCGGGATGTCAAACCATCCAATGTGATGGTGATGGAAGATGGTACGCCGAAGCTGCTGGACTTTGGTTCAGCTGTCCGCTGGCCGACACAGACCGGAATCAAGCAGGCTATTTTCACCTCCAAAGGATATTCGCCGCTTGAGTTTTATTCAGAAAGATCCGTGCAAGGGCCGATGTCAGATATTTATAGTCTGTCCGCCCTGCTTCATTACTGGACCTGTGGTCAGCCGCCGATGGATGTTAAGCAGCGATTGTTCCAGGATGAACTGCCATCGGTGCGCAAACACAATGAATATGTGAATCCATGGCTTGCCCGGGTCATTCATTGGGGGCTAGTGGTTCGATCGGAGAAGCGCTGCACCTCTCTGTCCTGGGTGAGAAGATCACTGCGTGTTCAGGCTTTGGTGTGGAAGGTTCGCAAGCCTGGGCCAGTGGAGTGGCTGCTCGAAGAGAACGAGCATACTCAGGTCTACGAGCCGGAGCCGAAGAACCAACATGAGACGGCCTGA
- a CDS encoding nucleotidyl transferase AbiEii/AbiGii toxin family protein has translation MTRNGNDIPIHCFNEDERLIIVLEALLKRAALVHSSFILKGSLLTRQYLDNPSLRYAEDIDFLYKGTIEHADQAKQIFTDWMIQVTELDLNDGVHFRSFRENAFWREIDYAMDDDFPTVNTDIAYAIQSESSEGNRYEDELFLDISFNLKLDAEPVELNYQPLRGEPFVVPYTVQLSTQVAWKLHQTIVRPRFKDLYDLQYLVSHLSYDNQAVEDTLQTLVNECSMTARITSEDMKKILVEDLHPLYQGLENDYLLKQLAGDRVPEIYFMEVATRLRKALNRAGIHQESFKHLPSPIWNKG, from the coding sequence GTGACGAGAAACGGGAATGACATACCCATCCATTGCTTCAATGAAGACGAGAGATTAATTATTGTTTTGGAAGCGCTATTGAAACGGGCTGCGCTAGTCCATTCATCCTTTATTTTGAAAGGTAGCCTGTTAACGAGACAGTACTTGGATAATCCAAGTCTGCGCTATGCTGAGGATATCGACTTTTTGTATAAAGGTACGATTGAACATGCGGATCAGGCCAAGCAGATTTTTACGGATTGGATGATTCAGGTGACTGAACTTGATCTGAATGATGGAGTCCATTTTCGCAGCTTTCGGGAGAATGCATTCTGGCGTGAAATTGATTACGCAATGGATGATGACTTTCCAACGGTGAATACCGATATTGCCTATGCGATCCAGAGTGAGTCCAGTGAAGGGAATCGGTACGAAGATGAGCTTTTTCTTGATATTTCATTTAATCTGAAGCTGGATGCAGAGCCTGTGGAGTTAAACTACCAACCGTTAAGAGGTGAGCCTTTTGTAGTTCCCTACACAGTTCAGCTGTCCACTCAAGTCGCTTGGAAGCTGCATCAGACGATTGTGAGACCGAGGTTTAAGGATCTATATGATCTGCAGTATCTCGTATCTCACCTGTCCTATGACAACCAGGCTGTAGAAGATACGTTACAGACCCTCGTTAATGAATGCAGCATGACGGCTAGGATTACGAGTGAAGATATGAAGAAAATATTAGTCGAAGATTTGCATCCACTGTATCAAGGTCTGGAAAATGATTATCTATTGAAGCAGCTTGCAGGGGATCGGGTACCTGAAATTTATTTTATGGAAGTTGCTACTCGCTTGCGAAAAGCGCTGAATCGTGCGGGTATCCATCAAGAGTCTTTCAAACATCTGCCGTCCCCGATATGGAATAAAGGATAG
- the imm48 gene encoding Imm48 family immunity protein gives MNDFMNKDDKNDVILGTAAHELEQMVEQVCELIGTPLPETTELQRQVLAAFGFGAVYSITHRDRLAEAQAHALSIRMLIKPFNYSEQQAVDFADDLIRVASNEKTHPVMNTIIHRGINGHIQFTQEDFEALARNIQEILAAVQEQS, from the coding sequence ATGAATGATTTTATGAACAAGGATGATAAGAATGATGTTATTTTGGGCACAGCAGCCCATGAACTGGAGCAGATGGTGGAGCAGGTCTGCGAACTGATTGGCACACCGCTCCCAGAAACGACAGAACTGCAGCGTCAAGTGCTTGCGGCTTTTGGTTTTGGCGCAGTATACAGCATTACTCATCGGGATCGCCTGGCAGAAGCTCAGGCGCATGCACTAAGTATTCGTATGCTGATCAAGCCGTTTAATTACAGCGAACAGCAGGCTGTTGATTTTGCCGATGATCTGATTCGGGTTGCATCGAATGAAAAGACTCATCCAGTGATGAATACAATTATTCATCGAGGGATTAACGGGCATATTCAATTTACTCAGGAGGACTTCGAAGCGCTCGCACGCAACATTCAGGAGATTTTGGCGGCAGTACAGGAGCAGAGTTAG
- a CDS encoding RNA 2'-phosphotransferase, with the protein MDYMKLSKELSYALRHAPWEYELELDEEGWVEISQLLIALNESPQWRDVTEADLTQMIAGSEKKRHEVHSGRIRALYGHSTPQKISKAAAQPPEMLYHGTPVHAVASILKQGLQPRQRQYVHLSADMNTARRVGKRRDAQPAILHIHAGRAAREGILFYHGSENIWLADAVPARYIEQ; encoded by the coding sequence ATGGACTACATGAAATTGAGCAAAGAGCTTTCTTATGCATTGCGGCATGCTCCATGGGAATACGAGCTTGAACTGGATGAAGAGGGTTGGGTGGAGATTTCGCAATTGCTTATCGCTCTGAACGAAAGCCCGCAATGGCGTGACGTTACAGAGGCTGATCTGACACAGATGATTGCAGGTTCAGAAAAAAAGCGGCACGAGGTGCATTCGGGGCGTATTCGTGCGCTCTATGGCCATTCCACACCGCAGAAAATTTCCAAAGCAGCTGCTCAGCCCCCGGAGATGTTATACCACGGTACACCTGTGCATGCCGTGGCTTCTATTCTGAAGCAAGGTCTGCAGCCAAGGCAGCGGCAGTATGTACATCTGTCTGCTGATATGAACACGGCACGCCGGGTTGGAAAAAGGCGAGATGCTCAGCCTGCCATTCTGCACATTCATGCCGGACGTGCCGCACGTGAGGGTATTTTATTTTATCATGGCAGCGAAAATATTTGGCTGGCTGATGCTGTTCCTGCACGTTATATTGAGCAGTGA
- a CDS encoding SDR family oxidoreductase has product MKWLVTGATGHLGSLVVEALLKTQDASNLAVSVRSPEKADTLRFQGVDVRQGDFDQPETLEKAFEGVDRLLLISTDGDNETRIRQHQTAVEAAKKAGVGYIAYTSVVNADHNPLSLAEVHRKTEQAIRESGIPYTFLRNNWYLENEAGSVQAVTHGAPWVHATGDSQVGWAARRDYAEAAAAVLAGEGHENKVYELSGKLRTQAELAAIAGEVLGQEINVQNVDDAAYADIMKGAGLPDFVVSMLVEMQGAIRQGALAVESDTLEILLGRPVQPLSEGFKAILGK; this is encoded by the coding sequence ATGAAATGGTTAGTTACAGGCGCAACAGGTCACTTAGGATCACTGGTCGTTGAAGCACTTCTGAAAACGCAGGACGCCTCGAATCTGGCAGTTAGTGTGCGTTCACCGGAGAAAGCAGATACACTGCGCTTCCAAGGCGTAGATGTTCGTCAAGGTGATTTCGATCAGCCGGAAACACTGGAGAAAGCCTTTGAAGGTGTAGATCGCCTGCTGCTCATCTCCACAGACGGAGATAATGAGACACGCATTCGTCAGCATCAGACTGCTGTTGAAGCTGCTAAAAAAGCTGGGGTCGGTTACATCGCTTATACAAGTGTTGTCAATGCGGACCATAACCCGCTCTCTCTCGCCGAGGTACACCGTAAGACCGAACAAGCCATTCGTGAGTCTGGTATCCCTTACACCTTCCTGCGCAACAATTGGTATCTTGAAAACGAAGCTGGCAGTGTACAGGCTGTTACCCATGGCGCTCCTTGGGTGCATGCGACGGGTGACAGTCAAGTTGGCTGGGCTGCCCGCCGTGATTATGCTGAAGCTGCTGCTGCCGTACTTGCAGGCGAAGGACACGAAAACAAAGTATATGAATTGTCTGGCAAACTGCGTACACAGGCTGAGCTTGCTGCCATTGCAGGTGAAGTACTCGGACAGGAAATCAACGTACAAAATGTGGACGACGCTGCTTACGCGGATATCATGAAAGGTGCAGGACTGCCTGACTTTGTTGTATCCATGCTGGTTGAGATGCAGGGAGCAATCCGTCAAGGTGCACTGGCTGTAGAGAGTGACACACTCGAAATACTGCTTGGTCGTCCAGTTCAACCGCTAAGCGAAGGCTTTAAAGCGATTTTGGGCAAATAA
- a CDS encoding FtsX-like permease family protein produces the protein MLLRMLRNDLMRKKGITAALFIFVLLAALLVSSGSRMIIELTSSIQYLFFESKTPHFVQMHAGELDQAKVNTWAKGNTMVKQHQIVEMVNIDGADMYLGAESEKNTVMDIDLVTQNQQFDYLLNLNSEIIQVRDGEIAVPVYYLQQNKLNIGDQVRINNGAFERSYTIVDFVRDAQMNPSVVHSKRFIVSPAELQQLKQGVGEMEYLIEFRLHDPSKTSEFTQAYQNAGLPNAGPVVTYGLFQLLNAMTDGIIAAVIILVSLVLILIAMLCIRFTMLAAIEEDYREISVMKAIGIAEKEIKRLYLAKYVFMAGVACILGYTASLGLNQLFISNIMLYMGKAPTALLHFVVPLLAVGLIFAMVVLFCRAVLRRFRSISAVEALRTGSLGDTQMARNRLRLSYNRWSSVPVFLGIKDVMQRVKMFRLLLFVFIISSFMMIVPLNFLSTLQASSFISYMGVGQSDIRIDLRHTDDVEQRYAHLLNQIKNDADVQKYSPLVTSQFKIRNAEGSYDNLSVESGDFSIFPLSYLSGNAPANHQEIALSDANSSELKLNTGDQLTLRVSGKDRVMTVSGIYQDVTNGGKTAKALLPYNPDRVLWYVVSVNLKDREVMDAKIAAYEKEFSPARVTDLRGYLNQTLGGTIQQLKLVTTLALTIGVFISILITSLFLQMMVAKDNHDIAVMRSLGFALSKIKLKYMVMSLTILIIGVAAGTVLSNTLGPKLVSGIMSSFGASKIVFVINPVQAYVLCPLLLAGTITVTAWISIQSIRETSISKMIVE, from the coding sequence ATGCTGCTGCGAATGCTCAGAAACGATTTAATGAGGAAAAAAGGAATTACTGCAGCACTGTTTATATTTGTACTGCTTGCTGCTTTGTTAGTTTCATCCGGTTCTCGCATGATCATAGAGCTGACAAGTTCCATTCAGTACCTGTTCTTTGAGTCCAAGACACCTCATTTTGTGCAAATGCATGCTGGAGAACTGGATCAGGCCAAGGTGAATACCTGGGCTAAAGGAAATACAATGGTTAAACAGCATCAGATTGTCGAGATGGTTAACATCGATGGAGCTGACATGTACCTCGGCGCTGAATCGGAAAAGAACACGGTTATGGATATTGATCTGGTTACACAAAATCAGCAGTTCGATTATCTACTGAATCTGAACAGTGAGATTATTCAGGTTCGTGACGGTGAGATCGCAGTACCCGTCTATTATTTGCAGCAAAACAAATTAAACATCGGTGATCAGGTTCGGATTAACAATGGAGCGTTTGAACGTTCTTATACCATTGTTGATTTTGTACGTGATGCGCAGATGAATCCGTCCGTTGTGCACTCCAAACGATTTATCGTTAGCCCGGCGGAGCTGCAGCAGTTGAAACAGGGTGTCGGGGAGATGGAGTATCTCATCGAGTTCCGTCTGCATGATCCTTCCAAAACCAGTGAGTTCACGCAAGCCTATCAAAATGCAGGACTGCCTAATGCTGGTCCGGTGGTGACATACGGTTTGTTCCAACTGCTCAATGCGATGACTGACGGAATTATTGCTGCTGTCATTATTTTGGTCAGCCTGGTACTGATTCTGATTGCCATGCTGTGTATTCGTTTTACGATGCTTGCAGCCATTGAGGAGGATTACCGCGAGATCAGCGTGATGAAAGCCATCGGTATTGCCGAGAAAGAGATCAAGCGGCTCTATCTTGCCAAATATGTGTTCATGGCAGGTGTGGCCTGCATATTGGGATATACGGCTTCGCTTGGATTGAACCAGCTCTTCATATCCAATATCATGCTCTATATGGGAAAAGCACCGACTGCTCTGCTGCATTTCGTCGTGCCTCTGCTTGCGGTGGGTTTGATCTTTGCCATGGTTGTCCTGTTCTGCCGCGCAGTGCTGCGTCGTTTTCGTTCGATTTCTGCTGTGGAGGCCCTTCGTACAGGAAGTCTGGGCGATACCCAGATGGCTCGAAACCGGCTAAGATTGTCATATAATCGCTGGTCTTCCGTACCTGTTTTTCTCGGGATCAAAGACGTCATGCAGCGTGTTAAAATGTTCCGTTTATTATTATTCGTGTTCATCATCAGTTCGTTTATGATGATTGTACCGCTTAACTTTTTGAGTACACTGCAGGCTTCAAGTTTCATTTCCTACATGGGTGTGGGGCAAAGTGATATTCGAATCGATCTCAGGCATACAGATGATGTAGAGCAGCGTTATGCACATCTGCTGAACCAGATTAAAAATGACGCAGACGTTCAAAAGTACTCACCTCTCGTAACAAGCCAGTTCAAAATTCGTAATGCAGAGGGCAGCTACGATAATCTGAGCGTGGAAAGTGGAGACTTCAGCATTTTTCCTTTGTCTTACCTAAGTGGAAATGCTCCAGCGAACCATCAGGAGATTGCGCTCTCGGATGCAAACAGCAGTGAACTCAAGCTCAACACGGGTGATCAGTTAACCTTGCGGGTCAGTGGTAAGGATAGGGTGATGACGGTAAGCGGTATCTATCAAGATGTGACGAATGGCGGAAAGACGGCGAAGGCGCTGCTGCCTTATAACCCAGATCGTGTGCTCTGGTACGTCGTCAGTGTGAATCTGAAGGACCGCGAAGTTATGGATGCGAAAATTGCAGCGTATGAGAAAGAATTTTCGCCAGCGCGCGTAACGGATCTTCGAGGATATTTGAATCAAACCCTTGGCGGTACGATACAGCAATTAAAATTGGTGACGACACTTGCGCTGACTATTGGTGTCTTCATATCCATTTTGATTACTTCACTATTTCTGCAGATGATGGTTGCCAAAGATAACCATGATATTGCAGTAATGCGGAGTCTCGGATTTGCTTTATCTAAGATCAAGCTGAAGTATATGGTGATGTCACTCACCATTCTGATTATAGGTGTGGCAGCAGGTACGGTCCTCTCCAATACACTCGGGCCGAAGCTTGTTAGCGGTATTATGTCATCGTTTGGTGCTTCTAAGATTGTGTTTGTCATCAATCCGGTGCAGGCATATGTGCTGTGTCCTTTATTGCTGGCAGGAACGATCACCGTTACGGCCTGGATCAGCATTCAGTCGATTCGGGAAACCAGCATTTCGAAAATGATTGTGGAATAA
- a CDS encoding ABC transporter ATP-binding protein: MTAILEARDVNKSAGVGENEEQYILKNINLQLEKGEFVSIMGPSGSGKSTLLYTISGMDQISTGSVYFNGRPISAFPEKELASLRLTQMGFIFQHIHLLKNLNLFDNIILSAYLAKHSSRDAINRRAMSLMKKMGIDGLAEHNITQASGGQLERIAICRALINNPDIIFGDEPTGALNSKSTQEIMDILGDINASGTTILLVTHDVKVASRSERVLFMMDGQLVADKRFGKYEKEREDLKTREHQLGQWLSSMGF; the protein is encoded by the coding sequence GTGACAGCGATACTTGAAGCAAGAGATGTGAATAAGTCTGCAGGTGTGGGTGAAAATGAGGAGCAGTATATTCTGAAAAATATCAATCTGCAGCTTGAAAAGGGAGAATTCGTTTCGATTATGGGCCCATCGGGCTCGGGCAAATCGACCCTCCTGTATACCATCAGCGGAATGGATCAGATCAGTACAGGCAGCGTGTATTTCAATGGCAGGCCCATATCAGCATTTCCGGAGAAAGAGCTGGCAAGTCTGCGCTTGACTCAAATGGGTTTTATTTTTCAGCATATCCATCTGCTCAAAAATTTGAATCTGTTCGATAATATCATCCTTTCCGCTTATCTGGCTAAGCACAGCAGTAGAGATGCCATTAATCGACGTGCGATGTCTTTGATGAAAAAAATGGGGATTGACGGGCTGGCCGAGCATAATATCACCCAGGCTTCAGGGGGACAGCTCGAGCGGATCGCAATCTGCCGGGCATTGATCAATAATCCGGATATTATATTCGGAGATGAACCGACCGGAGCACTGAATTCCAAATCTACACAAGAGATCATGGATATTCTTGGTGATATCAATGCTTCAGGTACAACAATTTTACTCGTGACGCATGATGTCAAGGTTGCATCCCGCTCGGAACGAGTGCTGTTTATGATGGACGGACAGTTAGTGGCAGACAAAAGGTTCGGTAAATACGAGAAAGAACGAGAAGATTTAAAAACTAGAGAACATCAGTTAGGACAATGGTTATCAAGTATGGGGTTCTAA
- a CDS encoding TetR/AcrR family transcriptional regulator, whose product MRVMKNPEERRNEILDAAEMLFVTKGYTKATIMDILQACDIAKGTFYYYFQSKEEVMHAIVMRFIMSGVTAARRILSNSELSAHEKIFHIITAQNQPDERKLGVIEQLHDVQNVEMHQKSLVETVLQLSPILAEVVEQGIQEGVFNTPTPRESIEFLLVSSQFILDQGIFQWEEKQFMKKIEAFADIMERVLGAAPGSFAYVTRLYFPYQDQG is encoded by the coding sequence ATGAGAGTGATGAAAAATCCGGAGGAACGTAGAAACGAGATTCTTGATGCTGCCGAGATGTTGTTTGTGACCAAGGGCTATACCAAAGCAACCATCATGGACATTCTTCAGGCATGTGACATAGCTAAAGGCACATTTTATTATTATTTTCAGTCCAAAGAAGAAGTGATGCATGCAATCGTCATGCGTTTTATTATGAGCGGTGTAACTGCAGCAAGGCGCATTCTTTCCAATTCGGAACTGAGCGCTCATGAGAAAATTTTTCACATCATTACGGCCCAGAATCAACCTGACGAGCGCAAGCTGGGAGTCATTGAGCAGCTTCACGATGTCCAAAATGTAGAGATGCATCAAAAAAGTCTTGTTGAAACGGTGCTTCAGTTAAGTCCTATCCTGGCTGAGGTCGTAGAGCAGGGGATTCAGGAAGGCGTATTTAATACGCCAACACCTAGGGAAAGCATCGAATTTTTGCTGGTGTCCTCACAATTTATTCTGGATCAGGGTATCTTTCAGTGGGAGGAAAAGCAGTTCATGAAGAAAATCGAAGCTTTTGCGGATATCATGGAACGTGTTTTGGGAGCAGCGCCAGGAAGCTTTGCTTATGTTACCCGCTTATATTTCCCATATCAAGATCAAGGTTAG
- a CDS encoding MFS transporter yields MENRVQHSFRKFLIVWLGQLISMIGIGLTAFSLGVYAFEKTNTATSAALITLFTFLPNILLRPVGGVLADRFDRRTMMIIGDLGSAAGLVFILSIMLAGDIQLWHIYVGVAFSSVFTALQSPAYKASATDLLDKDQFSKGSGLVQLAESSKFLFSPIIAGILLSVTTIEVIMIINIATFLIAILAVLVIRKSMKVERENKENHSWLSDIQEGWREVVTNKGVLLLVIIISLVTFYLGFLETLIGPMLLSFTDAKTLGTFQSVSAIGMLISSLCIGIFTVTKKYASVLTAGLVMCGLAFSLLGVSTNIFFIIFAGFLFLSSLPFVNMSADVLVRNNIANDKQGRVWGIIGILSQLGFVIAYSLAGFLADHVFNPLLVQGGMLASSVGQIIGVGPGRGIALLFIIAGLFVILIGLVTSRLKMIKSLEQQGNMTSPPDVGGLAHD; encoded by the coding sequence ATGGAAAACAGGGTACAGCATTCATTCCGCAAATTCCTGATCGTTTGGTTGGGTCAGCTGATCTCGATGATCGGAATCGGACTGACCGCATTCTCACTAGGAGTGTATGCTTTCGAAAAAACAAACACAGCAACCAGCGCAGCACTGATTACGTTATTTACGTTTTTGCCTAACATTCTGCTTCGCCCTGTTGGAGGGGTGCTTGCTGATCGGTTTGACCGCCGTACGATGATGATCATCGGGGATCTTGGCTCAGCAGCCGGGCTTGTTTTTATCCTGTCTATTATGCTGGCCGGGGATATTCAATTATGGCATATCTATGTGGGGGTGGCGTTCAGTTCCGTATTCACGGCGCTGCAAAGCCCGGCATATAAAGCATCAGCCACAGACCTGCTGGATAAGGATCAGTTCTCCAAAGGCAGCGGACTGGTGCAGCTGGCGGAATCCTCCAAGTTTTTGTTTTCACCTATTATTGCAGGTATACTGCTCAGCGTTACAACGATTGAAGTTATCATGATCATTAATATCGCAACGTTCCTCATTGCCATTCTGGCCGTGCTGGTTATTCGCAAGAGCATGAAGGTAGAGCGGGAAAACAAGGAAAATCACAGCTGGTTAAGCGATATACAGGAAGGCTGGAGAGAGGTCGTTACGAACAAGGGCGTGCTGCTGCTTGTCATTATTATTTCTCTCGTCACCTTCTATCTCGGGTTTCTGGAGACGCTTATTGGTCCAATGCTGCTGTCGTTTACCGACGCCAAAACGCTGGGGACTTTTCAGTCCGTTAGTGCCATCGGAATGCTGATCAGCAGCTTGTGTATCGGTATTTTTACAGTGACCAAGAAATATGCAAGTGTGTTGACTGCAGGTTTAGTGATGTGTGGTCTGGCTTTCTCGCTGCTGGGTGTATCAACGAATATTTTCTTTATTATCTTTGCGGGTTTTTTGTTCCTGTCATCACTGCCGTTTGTGAATATGAGCGCTGACGTGTTAGTCCGCAACAATATCGCCAACGACAAGCAGGGAAGAGTGTGGGGAATTATCGGTATTTTGTCTCAGCTTGGCTTCGTTATCGCGTACAGCTTGGCTGGATTTTTGGCGGACCACGTGTTTAATCCACTACTGGTGCAGGGGGGCATGCTGGCATCATCTGTAGGCCAAATTATCGGAGTTGGACCAGGCAGAGGCATCGCTTTGCTGTTCATTATTGCAGGCTTGTTTGTTATACTGATCGGTCTCGTAACGTCACGTCTTAAAATGATTAAGTCACTGGAGCAGCAGGGTAACATGACGTCACCACCTGATGTAGGCGGGTTGGCACACGATTAA